A window from Acidobacteriota bacterium encodes these proteins:
- a CDS encoding ABC transporter ATP-binding protein: MSQPSIVASGVGKRYRLGANKERYKSLRDSLATSARTFVQRMRRGLRSGRRGEEIWALRDVSFEIKRGEVVGIIGRNGAGKSTLLKVLSRITDPSEGTVDLWGRVGSLLEVGTGFHPELTGRENIFLSGAILGMTRRDMIRRFDEMVAFSEVEKFVDTPVKHYSSGMYLRLAFAVAAHLEPEILLVDEVLAVGDARFQRKCLDKMQAVGAEGRTVLFVSHSMPAITRLCPRAILLDGGRLTRDGSSADVVAHYLHSGLGTTAAREWLDPGRAPGHDAVRLRAVRVRNRLGDIVDAIDIREPVSIELEYDVLRPGLTLLPHFSVHTAQGLFAFVGNDQDPRWRSRPRPAGRYRSVGRIPGNLLSEGMMFIGAAMRTLEPDILQFWERDAVAFQVIDCPNAETARGDYPGGLPGAVRPLLEWTTEERTVGHEDDRCVPLPVTVSG, translated from the coding sequence AATCGTCGCGTCGGGCGTGGGCAAGCGATATCGGCTCGGCGCCAACAAGGAACGGTACAAGAGCCTGCGCGATTCCCTCGCCACCTCCGCACGCACCTTCGTTCAGCGGATGCGGCGAGGTTTGCGCTCGGGGCGCCGCGGCGAAGAGATCTGGGCGCTCCGCGACGTGTCGTTCGAGATCAAACGCGGGGAAGTCGTCGGCATCATCGGCCGCAACGGCGCAGGGAAGAGCACGCTGCTGAAGGTCCTCTCGCGGATCACCGATCCGAGTGAAGGGACGGTGGACCTGTGGGGCCGGGTCGGATCGTTGCTCGAAGTCGGCACCGGGTTCCATCCGGAATTGACGGGTCGCGAGAACATCTTCTTGAGTGGCGCGATTCTCGGGATGACGCGGCGCGACATGATCCGCCGGTTCGACGAGATGGTCGCGTTCTCCGAGGTGGAGAAGTTCGTCGACACGCCGGTCAAGCACTACTCGTCGGGGATGTACCTGCGGCTCGCCTTCGCGGTGGCGGCGCATCTCGAGCCGGAGATCCTGCTCGTCGACGAAGTGCTGGCCGTCGGCGACGCGCGGTTCCAGCGGAAGTGCCTCGACAAGATGCAGGCGGTGGGGGCCGAGGGGCGCACGGTGCTGTTCGTGTCGCACAGCATGCCGGCGATTACGCGCTTGTGTCCGCGGGCGATTCTGCTCGACGGCGGCCGGCTGACGCGAGACGGGTCATCGGCCGACGTGGTGGCGCACTACCTGCACTCGGGGCTGGGGACGACGGCGGCGCGCGAGTGGCTGGATCCGGGCAGGGCGCCCGGACACGATGCCGTGCGTCTGCGCGCCGTTCGCGTACGCAACCGGCTGGGCGACATCGTCGACGCGATCGACATCCGCGAGCCGGTGTCGATCGAGCTCGAATACGACGTGCTGCGCCCGGGATTGACGCTGCTGCCGCACTTCAGCGTCCACACGGCACAGGGCCTGTTCGCGTTCGTCGGCAACGACCAGGATCCCCGCTGGCGATCCAGGCCGCGGCCGGCCGGACGCTATCGGAGCGTCGGGCGAATACCGGGGAACCTGCTGTCGGAAGGCATGATGTTCATCGGCGCGGCGATGCGTACACTGGAACCGGACATTCTGCAGTTCTGGGAACGGGATGCGGTGGCCTTTCAGGTGATCGATTGTCCGAACGCCGAGACGGCGCGCGGCGATTACCCCGGAGGCCTGCCCGGCGCGGTGCGGCCGCTGCTCGAGTGGACGACCGAGGAGCGGACGGTGGGGCACGAGGACGATCGCTGCGTGCCATTGCCCGTGACGGTGTCAGGGTGA